In Rhinolophus ferrumequinum isolate MPI-CBG mRhiFer1 chromosome 7, mRhiFer1_v1.p, whole genome shotgun sequence, the following proteins share a genomic window:
- the BUD31 gene encoding protein BUD31 homolog — protein sequence MPKVKRSRKAPPDGWELIEPTLDELDQKMREAETEPHEGKRKVESLWPIFRIHHQKTRYIFDLFYKRKAISRELYEYCIKEGYADKNLIAKWKKQGYENLCCLRCIQTRDTNFGTNCICRVPKSKLEVGRIIECTHCGCRGCSG from the exons atgcctAAAGTCAAAAGAAGCCGGAAAGCTCCCCCTGACGGCTGGGAGTTGATTGAGCCAACACTGGATGAATTAGATCAAAAGATGAGAGAAG CTGAGACGGAGCCACACGAGGGGAAGAGGAAAGTGGAGTCTCTGTGGCCCATCTTCAGAATCCATCACCAGAAAACCCGCTATATCTTTGACCTCTTCTACAAGCGGAAAGCCATCAGCAGAG AACTATATGAATATTGTATTAAAGAAGGATACGCAGACAAAAACCTGATTGCAAAATGGAAAAAGCAGGGGTACGAGAACTTATGCTGCCTGCGGTGCATTCAGACACGGGACACCAATTTTGGGACAAACTGCATTTGCCGAGTCCCCAAAAGCAAGCTGGAAGTG GGCCGGATCATTGAGTGCACGCACTGCGGCTGCCGGGGCTGCTCCGGTTGA